The following is a genomic window from Polaribacter atrinae.
ATTAAAACGCCTCCAACTAAATATCCAAGCGTAACATAATCTTTAACCAAATGTAAACTAGGTGCAAGCTGATCTACATAATAAATAAGAACACCTAATCCTGTAAGTGCTAAAAGTGCACCTATAATACCTAATTTAATACTTTGCCAAATAAAAGGTCTTCTTATAAACCCCTTTGTAGCACCAACCATTTGCATGGTTTTAATATTAAATCTTTTAGAATATATAGATAGTCTAATAGAACTATTAATTAATATCATTGCTATTAAACCAAAGAAACCACAAACAACCAATAGCCAAAAACTAATGCGTTTAATGTTTTTGGTTAATAAATTAATTAATGGTTTGTCGTAAGAAACATCAGACACAAATGCATTTTTAAGAAATCGATCTTCTAACTCTTGCATTTTTTCTGGTGTTACAAAATCTGCTTTTAAGTAGATATCAATTCCATTTTTTAACGGATTCTTACCTAAGAATTTCAGAAAATCTTCACCAATTTCTTCACTATAAATGGTTGCTGCTTTTTCTTTACTTGTATAAATAATTGTTCTTGTAAACTCTTCTTTTTGTAAAGACTCCTTAAAACTGTTTCTATTTTTAGTAGAAACATTATCTTTTAAGAACAAAGTTATCGCTACTTTTTCTTTTACTTTATTGGCGATAAAGGTAGATTTTAACAAAATCAAACCTAAAACACCGACCATAAAAAGCACTAAAGCTATACTTACTACTACTGACAAGTAAGAAGATAGCAGTCGTCGTTTTTGATAAGCATCAAATTTAGAAGACATATTATAGAATATTTTTTAAGCACGCAAGATAATAAATTAGAATGCAGTTACCGTAACTGTTAGCAGTATTTTAACTAATCTATTTCTTGGCACAACTCAATAAGAACTCCATTGGTAGATTTTGGGTGTAAAAAAGCTACTAATTTGTTATCTGCTCCTTTTTTAGGTTCCTTATTTAAAACAATAAAACCTTCTTCTTGAAGTCTTTTTATCTCTGCTTTAATATCTGAAACTGCAAAAGCAATATGATGAATTCCCTCGCCCTTCTTTTCTAGAAACTTAGCAATTGGACTATTAGGGTTTGTAGCTTCTAATAATTCTATTTTATTAGGACCTGATTGAAAAAAGGACGTTTTTACTCCTTCGGAAACCACTTCTTCTGTTTTATAGTGTGGTTTTCCAAATAAAGCAGCATACAATGCATTCGATTTCTCTAAATCTTTTACAGCAATACCAATGTGTTCA
Proteins encoded in this region:
- a CDS encoding cell division protein FtsX — encoded protein: MSSKFDAYQKRRLLSSYLSVVVSIALVLFMVGVLGLILLKSTFIANKVKEKVAITLFLKDNVSTKNRNSFKESLQKEEFTRTIIYTSKEKAATIYSEEIGEDFLKFLGKNPLKNGIDIYLKADFVTPEKMQELEDRFLKNAFVSDVSYDKPLINLLTKNIKRISFWLLVVCGFFGLIAMILINSSIRLSIYSKRFNIKTMQMVGATKGFIRRPFIWQSIKLGIIGALLALTGLGVLIYYVDQLAPSLHLVKDYVTLGYLVGGVLISAFLITWISTYFATQRFLNLKTDELYY
- the mce gene encoding methylmalonyl-CoA epimerase, giving the protein MDKIEHIGIAVKDLEKSNALYAALFGKPHYKTEEVVSEGVKTSFFQSGPNKIELLEATNPNSPIAKFLEKKGEGIHHIAFAVSDIKAEIKRLQEEGFIVLNKEPKKGADNKLVAFLHPKSTNGVLIELCQEID